One bacterium genomic window, AGACTGGGCGATTCTTTCGAACCTCCCAGTCCGTTGGGTACAGGGTAGGATAAGGAAGGGTCCCCAGGGAGCAACCTGAAGCGATCAACCCCAGGCCCTTCCGGTAGGATTACTCAAATGTCATCAGCATCGGGCGATGCTGTCTGAACTATTTTCACTACTTGTTCTAACGCCTGTATCATTTCAAAGTTCCAAACTTCAATTACTTAATTTGTGACTTTAGCCACTTGGTAGTAACTGATTTTGGTCTTTCGATCGGCCATCCAAGACCGCGTGCGACAACAGCTTGTGCGCACACGCCGAGGGCGCGCGATACGGAGAACAAGACAGTATAATATGCAAATTCAGTCATGCCATAGTGATAGAGCAACGCGCCTGATCCTGCGTCCACATTCGGCCACGGATCCTTAATCTTCTGCACTTGCTGAAGCACTGTCGGTACGACATCGAATACCTTCGCGACAAGCTGGAATACTTCGTCGTCAGCGATATTCTTCTTACCCCAATCAAGGAACGCCGCAAAGCGCGGGTCAGTGATGCGGAGAACGGCATGACCGTAACCCGGAACCACTTTACCTGAATTGAGAGTTTCCCAGGCGAATTCCTTCAACTGCTGATCAGTCGGAACGCCGCCGAATTTTTCCTTTACCATCAACACCCAGTTCAGGCACTCTTGATTGGCGAGGCCGTGAAGCGGTCCTGCAAGACCATTGAGTCCGGCAGAGAGGGCATAGTAAAGATCGGAAAGCGCAGAGTTGACGCAGAACGTCGTGTGGGCGCTGACGTTTCCTGATTCGTGGTCGGAATGAAGTACAAGATACAGTCTCATGCAATCGGCGAACTTGCCGGTCGGATCCGGAAGACCCAACATCTTAACATAGTTCTGCGACCAGTCGAGCGACGGATCGTAAGCGATGCGCGGTCCCTTGTTGAACTTCATCCGATAAACACCAGCCGCGATTTCGGGCAGCTTGGCGACGATGTCAAGCGCGTCTTCGAGCGTCCATACCCAGTATTCGCTCTTCGGCATGCCGGCATCATAATGCTCACGGAACTTTGATTCTCTTTCCATGACTAAAATGGCGGTATCGAACATTGCCATCGGATGCGAATCCTTCGGCATAGCTTCGAGTACTTTCCATACATATTCCGGCACCTTGGCGCGGGCTTTGAGTTCGCGGCTAAGGTCGGCAACTTCGTCCTTGGTCGGCATTTCGCCGGTCAACAGCAGCCAGAATACTTCTTCCGGGGTGTTGTTGACAAGGTCAGCGACCGGACGTCCGCGGATGATTAATCCCTTATCTGGCGGAACATCGGATGTGTCACAAACCAAACCCTTGACACCACGCATACCACCGTAGGCTTGCGCGATCGAAACATCGGAGATTTTTACATCGCCGTACTGCTTTACGAGGTCCTGAATCTCCTTCGACCATTTCGGGAGCTCAGTGGCCATTTTGTCTCTGATTGCTGTCATCTTGACTTCTTTTGCTATGGTTGCCATTTTATCGAACCTCCATATTCCGGCTTGAGCGGAGGACGAACTTCATATCATCACGCTTCGCCCACACCGGGCCAAATGTGAATAAATTCACAATTCTGTTCTCAGTATATACCTTTCAATTGCAGACTTGTCAACTATATTTTAGAGAAAAATAGCAGAAAAATCAAGCAATTATCCCAAACTTTCATCGGATTTAATGTAATTTTTATCCTCTATCTAATAAGTCGGAAAAGCCCCCATCTTCTTTAGAAGAATCTAATTAAAGGTAGATATTCCTGAGAATTCGAGAGGGTCAAATTCGAGGCTGGAACGTCGAAAGCTCGGAAAATTGTACTTGAAGGGTGCGGTAGCAGGGCAGTGGGTACTGAATCGGCGCTTTGGTTCAGTAAGACCAATTCACGTCAATCCTCATCATCCTCAGCTATCCGAATTGAATTTCCAATTCTTTGTTGATCTCGATTTGCTGCTGTTGTGTAAGACCGCCCTTTGAGGCACCATCGTCGCCGCCACGAGACGCCGATCCCCGATTGATAAATTCGGTGCAACTCATGACTTGGGCGCTGCAAGATTTTACATACGATTGAACTTCGCGGTCGTCGGTGACGACAATGATATGCCTAGGTGTGCGGCTGCGACCGACGATTGTTTTGATCTCCTGATCGGCGTTGGTTTTGGTCGCGAATATAACCGCGACGGCGCGATTCTCAGGCGCCGACATGTAATACCCGGCCTTGCCGTCAAACACCACGGTGACTTTGTTGCGCTGACTGCCATGTGGTCGTTTGTTGACAACGAACCGCACGAGTTCACCGCGCGCCTCTTCAAGTTTCATCTTGGCAAGGAATTCCGTGCGCTTGATTACGTTGTATCCATCAAGGATGTAATGGAGGGACATCAATCGCTCCTTTTAATGATCAAGCAAATGTACGGAGTTAGTCGCAAGAGTCAATGGTGGACTTCGCTTGACATCAACTTGTTAACCTGTACCCCACCGAACTGGACTGTTGAAAAAGCTCGAACTTTGTCATTCTGAGCGCAGCGAAGAATCGATGGGTGTTCATCAGCAGAGGCAAGTCCTTCGCCTGCGTTGCGGCTCAGGATGACAGTGAAGGAGCTTCTTCAACACTTACGAACCGGTGGGTTCTTCTAATCCGCGCTACCAATCTTGGCAAACACAATTCCCTTGACTCCACATCGAAGCGACATTACTTCTCCCCATGCACTGCATCTTCTGCCAAATCATCGAAGGAACCATCCCTCGAAAATCTTCTACCAGGATGACAACGTCATCGTGTTCCACGACATCACTCCCAAAGCGCCAATTCACTTGCTGATCTGTCCCAAACAGCACTTCACCGATTTCATGAGTGCGCCCCCCGAAGTTCGCTCCCAGCTTGCGGATACCGTGCAACGCATTAGCGAGATGCTCGGCGATAGGGGAAAGGACTTCCGCATCCAGATCAATAACGGCCCCGGTTCGGGCCAAATCGTGTTTCATCTGCATTATCATTTTCTCGGTCGGGGCTAAGCAAAATCCTTCCGATTCCGATTCTTGTAGGGGAGAGGACAATCGCGCCAGGTCATTATTGGTGGGAATCGGACTATGAGGAAAATTCTACTTTTTGCAGTTGTATCGTTGATCTTCGTCGGTCAATCTTGGGCAGATGATATCAACAATTCCAATCCCGGTGTCGCCACCTGGAATCTGATGTTCGGCGGGGGAAGTGCTGCCGGTCCCAATCGCAGTACCGCAATACATGGCGGCAGTGGACTCAGCTTCGGCGTGGGCGGTCATTTGTCATTGGGCATCTCTGCCAACTACACCATGTTCACAGGCTCCACGCCAAATGATGCCTCATACTTCCTTGATGCCCCCATCACTTTGTCAGGCTACTTCCTTGCCGGCGGAACTCTGCCAATGGCAATCTCCGGTGGTGTGGGAATGGGCTTCTCCGATCTCCCCGAATGGCGCAACTCCAATCGCGCTCTCACCGGACACCTTGGCGTTGCCGCGAATTTTGGAAGCTCACTGTGGCTGGAACTTAAGATGATTAAAGCCGCAACCAGTACCGGCAACGTCACATTCGGATTCGCACTCGCTTTCTGGGACCAGCCCTCGTGGCGCCCTTAAGAAACTTTCATTGAGCGAAGAATCGTGATAGTAGCCTAGGCCCCCTGTGAGCGTATCTGATTTTTTGGTGAGTAGGGCAGGTCTCCTTACCGGAATCATTATGGAATTTGGGGTATCTAGATGGAGACCTGCCAATGACTCACCCTGTGAACAGGATTGACTGGCAGGTCTCCAAATGCGTGCTACAATTTGTCGATGAATTTCGGCGAGGAGACCTGCCCTACCAACTGCTCCGCCTGACTCGCGTTCTAATTACTCCGCTCGTGCTGCTCGCTCGTCCCATTGTCGTACAGCCCCACAAACGTCGTCACGTTGCCGTCCTCGCCGCGGAGGAATTGCGCACGGAAGTACTCAACGCCCTTTAGCATAAACTTGTCTTTCCCGAGCGGGATGAGCTGGTTTTTCGGGTTCTCTCCGCGTTGATAATAAAGCGCGCCGTTCTCGACCCACACTTTGCGCGGACCGTAAGTCCCTTCATATTGGCGCAGCAAGTTTTCGTCCAATGCAACAGGATTGACTCTCGCCGCGAGTGCTTCCGCCGCCCATTGCAGGCGTTCCTTTTTCTGAAGATCATCCGTCTTTTCAGCGATTGCTTGAAGTGCCATCATCTGAGCGACGTCAAGCGCCTTCTCTACGTCTACGTCAACATCCGGCGTCACTCCAACGCCTTCCCAATTCGTTCCCGTAATCGGATTGATCGCGCGCCCGAACGGAACACTGACCTCGGTATTGAGACTCGCGAACAAGTGGCCCTCGGTCGGATGCGCGCCGCCCCCGGTCGTCTTGCCGATTATCGTGCCGCGCTTCAGATTCTTGAGATTGTAGGAAAACTCCTCGGCGCCCGAAAACGTGTTCGGACTTGTCAGCACGAAGACCTCCGCCTTATCGAGTTTCCTTCCCGGGACGTAAGCTTGCGTCCAAAACTGCTGCATTGTGTCGAGCGACCGGACATAAAAGCTGTTCAAATGCACTGGTGTTTCGAACAAATAACTCGAGATCAGCTGAATCATCGACGGATCACCGCCGCCGTTCTTGCGCAAATCGAAAATCAAGGCATCGCAATTCCCCAGGAAATTCATTGCCGCAATCGCTGTTGAACCGCCGACCTCCGCGGGTGTGAAGCCCCGCAGGTCAAGGTAGCCGATATTGCCCGGCAGGATTTCGAGCTTGAGAAATCCCATATTGCTGTTCTTCATTTCTTCTAAGAATGGATTCGCGGTCGTCGTGTCGTCTCTCGAGTGCAGTTCGCGTATCACGTCGTCCGGAACGAAGTAGACTCCAAGATGCAAATCATGGGATACTGACCTGAGATCTTGCGTTAGTTTCTGCAAAAACGCCGGGTATGCCTTGATATCCGTGTAGGCTCCCTTCTTGAGATTGCTCCGCATCAGCTTCTCCATCTCCTGTGCCTTGTCGAGAAAGATGTAGTTGTCGAGCAGGGCAGTGGAGACGCTGTCAATGATCGCAGCTTGCGCCTTCGCTGTAAGCTCCTTGTCCACTGGCGGACCACCGACTATTATCTGGGCTCGAAGTTGTGTTGTCGCGAGAAACAGCGTGCCAATTACGACAGTGGCACAAATTAGTCCGTTCACAATTCCCATGTTTGCTCGAATACGATTCTTCATGACAACAACTCCGATTGTTTGATAGCGATACGTTTATGGTGAAATATTGAGTTTCATGTAAACAGTTTCGCGAGCATAGGCCGTCGCCCATTTCGGTTTTGCCGACAATTTGCGGAAACCGTACTTGCGATAGAGCAAATTAGCCGCCTTGAGCTGAGTGCTGGTTCCCAATACCAGTTGATTGGCTCCGGCAAGACGGGTGCGATGGATGGCTGTTTCCAGCAGGCGCGCTCCAACACCACGACCGCGATACGGCTTGGCGACTGCCATCTTCGCGAGTTCATAAATCGTCTCCGAATGCCGAATCAACGCCACTGTGCCGACGATGTTGCTTTCCGACTTGGCGAAAAGCACCGCGCCGCCGCGCTTGATAATCTCCGCTTCCGGATTCTCCAGCATGACTTTGTCTGCGGCCTCCACCTTGAAAAACTCGCTCAGCCATTCTTCATTCAACTCGCGAAACTTATCTGCCCAGCGAGGTTTGAAGTCGACGATCTCGACTGCGGTCCGTTTCTCCGGATAAAGCTGTTCCGTGACGCGTGCATACATGTCTTTTTCATTCAATGAGACTTCGATCTGCTGAATCGCGCCGAGGAAATTGCCATCGAGCGAATTCAAAAGTTCCGCCGTGCAACCGCGAATAACGTCCCAAACCGGCTGTAGCTGCTTGACCATTTGTTTTCCCTGTTTGGTCAAACTCAACAGCCGCCGGCGGTCGTCGTTGCGATCGCGCGTCGAAGCCAATAGCCCGCCTCGTTCCATTTGTCCCGCAATCTGGTTGACTGCCGGGTGAGTGAATTGAAGGCGATCGGCGATTTCCGTCACCGACAACGGCGATTTCTGTGATAATAAGTATGCCACGGGAAACCATCGGGCTTCAAATTGCAGTTGATGTTCTTCATACACTCGCGAAATATCTCGCGCCAGACGGTCGCTTAATCGCTTGAGGCGACTGGCGAAAGCTAACGCTCCCAATTCCTTGATTGTGTCTTTACCGTGCCCTGTCATTGCACAATCCTTCCTGATGTAACTGGTTTACGTAAGCGCTTACCTAAAAGTTTGGTTAAGAATTGTTAAGTCCTCCTCTTGATTTTTCGTATTTATTACACGAGGAAGATACCTGCGCTTGCGCCAATTGGCGACAACAATCGTGGTTTTATGGCTCGGAATATTGACCGGCGACTACTTGTATGGCTGACAAGGCTCCATCCATAGTCGTCGCTAACATTATATTGTCCTTGACTCTCTATATGACCGTCAATATATTCATCAGTTCTGGAGTAATGAGGGGGCCAACAATTTTTCGTTTTGAGAGGAGGTTGAGCCAAGCTTGACAGGAGTAAAAGTCCGCGACGACGAGTCGTTTGAAAAGGCTTTAAGAAGATTCAACAAGCTGTGCGAACGTTCGGGCATTCTGTCGGATATCAAAAAGCACCAGCATTTTGAGAAGCCGTCTGACAGACGCAAGCGTAAAATGAACGCTGCCAAACGCAAAACGCGCCGGTTCAATCGGGAAGACTAAAGATGTCGGTGTTAGACACCCTGAACAACGACCTCAAGGATGCCATGCGAGCAGGCGACAAAGGCAAGCTCGAAGTCATCCGGGGATTGAAATCAGACATCAAGTATAAAGAGATTGAGTTGAAGCATCCTCCGACTGAGGAAGATGTACTTGCCGTGTTGTCTTCTGCCGCTAAGAAGCGCCGCGATTCCATCGAGCAGTTTCGTGCCGGTGGGAGAGAAGATCTGGCGACCAAGGAAGAATCGGAGCTGGCGATAATCATCCATTATCTGCCCCAGCAGCTTTCCGATGACGAATTGACTGCCTTTGTTGTGGCTGCTATTGAAGCGAGCGGAGCAAAAGCGCCGGCCGATTTGGGCAAAGTGATGAAAGAAGTCATGCCCAAAGTCAAAGGTCGCGCCGACGGCAATCGACTACGCGAAATCATCGCCGCCAAATTGGCGGGGTAAGATTGTTGAAATTAGATTAGAGTGGTGACCTGCCTGATGGCGACATCGGGCGGGTTTTTTATTTGACCCATCTGCATGAAGAGAAAATAGAATGGAAGCGCTGATCACCTACGACGACTTTCGCAAAGTCGATATCCGCGTCGGCGAAATCCTTGAAGTCCTCGACTTCGAACGTGCCAAGAATCCTTCTTACAAAGTCCGCGTCAACTTCGGCGCCGAAATCGGCGAAAAGTGGTCCAGCGTCCAGGCCAAACTTGCTTATACCAAAGAGGAACTTCTGGGTAGGCAAGTGCTTGCCGTAGTGAATTTTCCGCCCAAGAACATCGCCGGCTTCCAATCCGAGGTGCTGATCCTCGGTGTCGAGAAAGAAGACGGCAGTTTGTCGCTTTTGGAGCCGAGCCGAAAACCTGCAGTTATCGGTTTTAGAGTCTATTAGCGCAGAGAATATCTCCTTGCATTTCCACGCTCCGGAAAGTATACTCACTGTTCTGTATTGTTTAACGGTGAGATATGTTCGATTCACTTTCTGAGAAATTAGAGAAGGCATTTAAGACCCTGAGGGGTCAAGGGAAGCTGACGGAAGACAACGTCCGCGAGTCGGTGAAAGATGTCCGGCGCGCATTGCTTGATGCAGACGTCAACTTCAAGGTCGTCAAGCAGTTCATTGCCGGCGTCGAGGAAAAAAGCCTATGGCCAGGAAACACTCCGGTCAGTGGCGCCCGGCGAACAAATCGTCAAGATCATTTACGACGAACTGGTCGGAATTCTCGGCGGGCAGAATGCCCCCATCGAATTCCGCGGTACCCCTGGCAAGATCCTTCTCTGCGGTCTGCAAGGCTCCGGTAAGACGACTCTCGCCGGCAAACTCGCTTTGCACTACCAGAAGAAGGGCCAGCGCCCGCTCATGGTCGCCGCCGACATCTATCGTCCTGCTGCCGTCAAGCAATTACAGGTACTCGGCAAGCAGATCGATGTGCCGGTATTTCATGTTGATAAAAAGCCGCCGCAAATTTGCGCGGAGGCAATTGAATACGCTCGCGCCAATAACCTGACGCTGATCATCTTCGACACCGCCGGACGACTGCATATCGACCAGGAGTTGATGCAGGAACTCAGCGACATCAAGAAGAAGGTTTCGCCCGACGAAATCCTGCTGGTTGCCGATTCGATGACCGGTCAGGATGCCGTCAATGTCGCCGCTCAATTCAATGAGACACTCGACTTAAGCGGCGTGGCATTGACCAAGCTCGATGGCGACTCCGTGGCGGTGCGGCACTGTCTATCCGCCATATCACCGGCAAGCCGATCAAATTGGTCAGTGTCGGCGAAAAATTAAGCGATCTGGAGCTATTCTATCCGGAACGCATGGCGTCGCGAATCCTCGGTATGGGCGATATTGTCTCGCTGGTCGAGAAGGCGCAGGAAACCATCGATGTCAAGGAAGCTGTCAAACTCGAAAAGAAGCTCCGCAAGGAAGCTTTCACGTTCGACGACTTCTACCAGCAGCTTCAACAGCTCAAGAAAATGGGCTCGTTGGAGTCGATTTTGAAGATGATTCCCGGTGTTTCCAGCCAGTTGCGCAATGTCGAGATCGACGAGTCCCAGATGAAGCGCGTCGAAGCGATCATCCTTTCGATGACACTTGAAGAGCGCAACCGCCCGCAGGTTCTCAACGGTTCGCGCCGGGCAAGAATCGCTGACGGCTCCGGAACGTCGATTCAGGAGGTCAACCGCCTGATCAAACAATTCCAGCAGATGCAGAAGATGATCAAGCAGATGCGCGGTGGAAAATTAAAGAGGATGATTCCGGGTAACTTTTTCAATTAGGATTAGAACTAACTTATACGTATCTTAAATATGGAGGATTGACTTGGCAGTCAAACTAAGACTCAGAAGAATGGGCGCTAAGAAACGCCCGATTTACAGAATCGTCGCTATCGACTCGCGCCGTGCGCGCCAGGGTCGCTTTGTCGACATGATGGGTAACTACAACCCGCTGGTAAAGCCGGCGAAGATTACCATCAATGAAGAAAAGGTGCTTAAGTGGTTGGGTGAGGGAGCAGAGCCGTCTGACACCGTTCATACGCTGTTCTCCCAAATCGGTATCAATGAGAAGTGGGAACTGCTGAAGGCCGGTAAAGACGCTTCCGGGATCGAGATCAAGACGACGATCACCGAGCGCAAGAAACGCACCAGAAAAGCAAAAGCAGCTTCGGCGGCTCCGACCGGGGAAGCGTCCGCCTAACAGCGAGACGCTATTCTCAAGCGAGCAACTTCGCTTCACTCCCCGTCGCAGGACGCGCGGAGAC contains:
- the rpsP gene encoding 30S ribosomal protein S16, yielding MAVKLRLRRMGAKKRPIYRIVAIDSRRARQGRFVDMMGNYNPLVKPAKITINEEKVLKWLGEGAEPSDTVHTLFSQIGINEKWELLKAGKDASGIEIKTTITERKKRTRKAKAASAAPTGEASA
- a CDS encoding citrate (Si)-synthase; the protein is MTAIRDKMATELPKWSKEIQDLVKQYGDVKISDVSIAQAYGGMRGVKGLVCDTSDVPPDKGLIIRGRPVADLVNNTPEEVFWLLLTGEMPTKDEVADLSRELKARAKVPEYVWKVLEAMPKDSHPMAMFDTAILVMERESKFREHYDAGMPKSEYWVWTLEDALDIVAKLPEIAAGVYRMKFNKGPRIAYDPSLDWSQNYVKMLGLPDPTGKFADCMRLYLVLHSDHESGNVSAHTTFCVNSALSDLYYALSAGLNGLAGPLHGLANQECLNWVLMVKEKFGGVPTDQQLKEFAWETLNSGKVVPGYGHAVLRITDPRFAAFLDWGKKNIADDEVFQLVAKVFDVVPTVLQQVQKIKDPWPNVDAGSGALLYHYGMTEFAYYTVLFSVSRALGVCAQAVVARGLGWPIERPKSVTTKWLKSQIK
- the rpsU gene encoding 30S ribosomal protein S21 → MTGVKVRDDESFEKALRRFNKLCERSGILSDIKKHQHFEKPSDRRKRKMNAAKRKTRRFNRED
- a CDS encoding HIT domain-containing protein translates to MTPHRSDITSPHALHLLPNHRRNHPSKIFYQDDNVIVFHDITPKAPIHLLICPKQHFTDFMSAPPEVRSQLADTVQRISEMLGDRGKDFRIQINNGPGSGQIVFHLHYHFLGRG
- a CDS encoding NYN domain-containing protein, translated to MSLHYILDGYNVIKRTEFLAKMKLEEARGELVRFVVNKRPHGSQRNKVTVVFDGKAGYYMSAPENRAVAVIFATKTNADQEIKTIVGRSRTPRHIIVVTDDREVQSYVKSCSAQVMSCTEFINRGSASRGGDDGASKGGLTQQQQIEINKELEIQFG
- a CDS encoding MarR family transcriptional regulator/GNAT family N-acetyltransferase, giving the protein MTGHGKDTIKELGALAFASRLKRLSDRLARDISRVYEEHQLQFEARWFPVAYLLSQKSPLSVTEIADRLQFTHPAVNQIAGQMERGGLLASTRDRNDDRRRLLSLTKQGKQMVKQLQPVWDVIRGCTAELLNSLDGNFLGAIQQIEVSLNEKDMYARVTEQLYPEKRTAVEIVDFKPRWADKFRELNEEWLSEFFKVEAADKVMLENPEAEIIKRGGAVLFAKSESNIVGTVALIRHSETIYELAKMAVAKPYRGRGVGARLLETAIHRTRLAGANQLVLGTSTQLKAANLLYRKYGFRKLSAKPKWATAYARETVYMKLNISP
- a CDS encoding GatB/YqeY domain-containing protein; this translates as MSVLDTLNNDLKDAMRAGDKGKLEVIRGLKSDIKYKEIELKHPPTEEDVLAVLSSAAKKRRDSIEQFRAGGREDLATKEESELAIIIHYLPQQLSDDELTAFVVAAIEASGAKAPADLGKVMKEVMPKVKGRADGNRLREIIAAKLAG
- a CDS encoding S41 family peptidase, which encodes MKNRIRANMGIVNGLICATVVIGTLFLATTQLRAQIIVGGPPVDKELTAKAQAAIIDSVSTALLDNYIFLDKAQEMEKLMRSNLKKGAYTDIKAYPAFLQKLTQDLRSVSHDLHLGVYFVPDDVIRELHSRDDTTTANPFLEEMKNSNMGFLKLEILPGNIGYLDLRGFTPAEVGGSTAIAAMNFLGNCDALIFDLRKNGGGDPSMIQLISSYLFETPVHLNSFYVRSLDTMQQFWTQAYVPGRKLDKAEVFVLTSPNTFSGAEEFSYNLKNLKRGTIIGKTTGGGAHPTEGHLFASLNTEVSVPFGRAINPITGTNWEGVGVTPDVDVDVEKALDVAQMMALQAIAEKTDDLQKKERLQWAAEALAARVNPVALDENLLRQYEGTYGPRKVWVENGALYYQRGENPKNQLIPLGKDKFMLKGVEYFRAQFLRGEDGNVTTFVGLYDNGTSEQHERSN
- a CDS encoding tRNA-binding protein, whose product is MEALITYDDFRKVDIRVGEILEVLDFERAKNPSYKVRVNFGAEIGEKWSSVQAKLAYTKEELLGRQVLAVVNFPPKNIAGFQSEVLILGVEKEDGSLSLLEPSRKPAVIGFRVY